The stretch of DNA CTTTTCAGCTGGATTAAGCTTACCTGCACGAACTTGTTGAATGATGGCTTTGACCCACTTATTTGTTCTGGCACGTGCCCGTCTTCCGCGCCAATGTCTTGGACCCACAGCTCCGAAGGCATCCACCAACGCCCCAAGATCATCTGCCCGCTTAGTGACTTCCTTCTCCTCTAACGGTACACCAGCCCAATGGCATGCCGTCCGACACATAATTTCTTGTGTTTCTTTGAAAAAAACAACCCTATCCTTGTTCATCCATTGAGAGATCGCTTCTTCCCATTTTTCTCTAGTGATATCAGTCAGTCCTTGCAGGCGCTCAGAGGTCATGAGTGACATAAATAACGCCTTGCGATGCTTATGTGCCTCTTCATCCATTGTTTGTATGGCACCTTTTCCAAACAATGTTTTTTGTATTCTCTTGGGAACGGCTCCCTTTCGCTTGAACCGATCATTGTCATAAAAAGTCCGAGCCGCTTCCGCTCCGCTCATGCAAATGGTCCTTTGCCCACCCATCAAACGCGTTTGAAAGATATCTGTTCCGTAGCGGCGGCATCTATTTTGGATAAACAGGTAACCCTCAGACATAAGAGCAAGACTGTTATCCAAGACTTTTTCGCGGGGAATTTTGCTGTTCGAGGTCATACGTTTAACTCCTTTTAACTTTTTAACCAGCAGCCTCATTCGAAAAAGAACATCATCAAGCTCTATTCTTATACCGGTTCCAGCGTTTTATACTTTGAATGAATGTTTGGTGCAAAAGAATATCGATAAGCGCTGGTGCAAATCTTATAAATAGAGTCAATTTCATAAATGCTTATATTCATCATTGATCCGAACATTCGAACGGTCTAATGTATTAATGTTTGTCAATTCAGCGCGTTAACATCGTTGATTGGAACGGCAGGCGGCGACTCCTGCGGGAATAGCATGAGTCTTGAGACCCCGCAATGCGATCAAGGATGATCAGCTCATGTAAGGAGGTTCAGCTTAAATAAAGAGGTTCAGCTAAAAACGTCACGTCCTGTGACAACGCTGAACTGACCCGCGTCCTGCGGGCCTACGTCCTGTGACAACGCTGATCCTACCCACATCAATCCACCCCAAAAAGCCATAAATTGCTTTTCGGGGGACCCCGGGTGTGGGCATGAGGCTCAAGCCATGCTCGCGGAAAGCGTCCGCCTAGAGTGGAAATCAACAGGCCAAGCACACTGACAAATGTTTGGGTTTTCTGCTTTAGTCTTGAATGATGACATTGACTCATAAGATAATAAAAAGGAGGTTACCATCATTGCATA from Tuberibacillus sp. Marseille-P3662 encodes:
- a CDS encoding cytochrome P450; this translates as MTSNSKIPREKVLDNSLALMSEGYLFIQNRCRRYGTDIFQTRLMGGQRTICMSGAEAARTFYDNDRFKRKGAVPKRIQKTLFGKGAIQTMDEEAHKHRKALFMSLMTSERLQGLTDITREKWEEAISQWMNKDRVVFFKETQEIMCRTACHWAGVPLEEKEVTKRADDLGALVDAFGAVGPRHWRGRRARARTNKWVKAIIQQVRAGKLNPAEKTALYAMSWHRDLNGKLLNSKMAAIELINILRPIVAIGRYITFGALALHEHPEEQKKLEADETDYSQMFVQEVRRYYPFGPFIGARVRKGFIWRQHRFKKGTLVLLDLYGTNHDPSLWEEPDQFHPERFSHWKGSPFDFIPQGGGDYDMGHRCAGEWVTVKVMKESLDFLTQQVNYDVPDQDLSFSMVRMPSIPESRFVIGNVRRKHS